Proteins encoded together in one Calditrichota bacterium window:
- a CDS encoding succinate dehydrogenase, translated as MAYPVPGTREPFLATRRQDAWWVVPLAMASTFIVFIAYASWAAFQPVEFSRFGPYISPFFSPDLTKFIPGFTWSPALLILWVPAGFRLTCYYGRKAYYRSVTMSPTACAVGKGKREYKGERALPWILNNLHRYFLYLVTILVIFHWIHFFDAFRFSDGWGMGLGNIVVAADTIFLTLYVFSCHSLRHLVGGKIDCYSCAAAGVVRHKAWTGVSKLNDLHNVYFWCSLFTVGFADVYVRMCAMGIWHDVRFF; from the coding sequence ATGGCCTATCCAGTTCCCGGAACTCGAGAGCCTTTCCTTGCGACACGCCGCCAAGATGCTTGGTGGGTCGTGCCGCTGGCCATGGCCTCGACGTTTATCGTATTCATTGCGTACGCAAGCTGGGCCGCGTTCCAACCTGTTGAGTTCAGCAGGTTCGGCCCGTATATCTCGCCATTTTTCTCTCCGGACCTGACAAAGTTCATTCCGGGGTTCACATGGTCACCCGCACTGCTCATTCTCTGGGTACCCGCGGGATTTCGCTTGACCTGCTACTACGGTCGCAAAGCGTATTATCGTTCGGTAACGATGTCGCCGACGGCCTGCGCGGTCGGCAAAGGAAAGCGTGAGTACAAAGGTGAACGCGCGCTTCCCTGGATTCTAAACAACCTTCATCGCTATTTCCTTTATCTGGTGACGATCCTCGTGATCTTCCATTGGATTCATTTCTTTGACGCGTTCAGATTCTCTGACGGTTGGGGAATGGGGTTGGGCAATATCGTTGTGGCTGCCGATACGATTTTTCTGACATTGTATGTGTTTAGCTGTCACTCGCTGCGGCATTTAGTGGGCGGCAAGATCGATTGCTATTCTTGCGCCGCGGCCGGAGTGGTTCGTCACAAGGCTTGGACAGGAGTGTCGAAACTGAACGATTTGCACAACGTTTATTTCTGGTGCAGCTTGTTCACGGTAGGATTCGCTGACGTGTACGTGCGCATGTGCGCCATGGGAATCTGGCACGATGTGAGGTTCTTCTAA
- a CDS encoding PorV/PorQ family protein has product MRKTLFALILSTSCVFAASGTTGYELFRTDGFARSSGLAGSSIAHWGDLSSLQTNPAGLAAITHATGVAGFTKHVLDINQGTLAYARPAKNHIVWAAGIDYLNYGSFDRADENGFKSGEFGASDFQLRGAISQSVRPELRIGAVLKYQYRDIDGIAATAIAGDVGLQYETGFNDWTVGAAIRSFGVATSAFLSEKDALPTSYELGFSVPLEHLPVKFSVAGAYVTDEGPEGRGGLEIGFTRQFIGRLGYSTIGIDQRTGLSSDAFAGFSAGLGLRAKRLAFDYALTSHGEIGFLNRFSIGTEL; this is encoded by the coding sequence GTGAGAAAAACCCTGTTCGCCCTGATTCTAAGCACCTCTTGTGTGTTTGCCGCCAGCGGCACCACTGGATACGAACTTTTTAGGACGGACGGATTTGCTCGGTCTTCCGGATTGGCCGGCAGCTCAATAGCCCACTGGGGCGACCTATCATCCCTTCAGACCAATCCGGCCGGACTGGCAGCTATCACCCATGCAACTGGAGTTGCCGGTTTCACGAAGCACGTCTTGGATATCAACCAAGGGACGTTAGCCTATGCCCGTCCCGCAAAGAACCACATCGTTTGGGCTGCCGGAATCGACTATTTGAATTATGGTTCGTTTGACCGGGCAGATGAGAACGGGTTCAAAAGCGGGGAGTTTGGAGCGTCAGATTTCCAGCTTCGAGGAGCTATTTCCCAATCCGTCAGGCCCGAACTTCGGATCGGAGCTGTCCTGAAGTACCAGTATCGGGACATCGACGGAATCGCTGCTACGGCTATTGCCGGTGATGTTGGCCTTCAGTATGAAACAGGTTTTAACGACTGGACAGTTGGAGCCGCGATTCGATCTTTCGGGGTAGCTACGAGCGCTTTTTTGAGTGAAAAGGACGCTCTGCCCACATCTTACGAGTTGGGATTTTCTGTTCCACTTGAGCATCTTCCCGTAAAGTTCAGTGTTGCGGGGGCTTACGTGACGGATGAAGGCCCGGAAGGGCGGGGAGGTCTTGAAATTGGCTTCACGCGACAGTTCATCGGCAGATTGGGCTACTCGACCATCGGTATTGATCAACGAACGGGCCTTTCTTCCGATGCTTTTGCAGGATTTTCTGCTGGTTTGGGGCTAAGGGCTAAACGGCTTGCCTTCGACTATGCACTTACATCTCATGGTGAAATCGGTTTTCTTAATCGATTTTCAATAGGAACAGAACTTTAA
- a CDS encoding macro domain-containing protein yields MKWGFGEIDTFVGDIWELATQAFVVPVHHDLRPAGQLAAGVFQRGGPTIQKELSSFDNMALGQVCATDGGTLGCERLLHVSLLSLPKRPVLETLESGLKNALLLAYHNSMRSVAIPAMLIEPGECATAAVARATVEISMDHLRKAKFPGRIVIVVPTDYVNKVFCSEIEKIRLDDNPS; encoded by the coding sequence ATGAAATGGGGCTTTGGTGAGATCGACACGTTTGTCGGCGACATATGGGAACTTGCGACACAAGCATTTGTGGTTCCCGTGCACCATGACCTAAGACCGGCTGGGCAGCTTGCCGCGGGTGTGTTTCAACGCGGTGGTCCGACGATTCAGAAGGAGCTTTCAAGTTTCGACAACATGGCGTTGGGGCAGGTGTGTGCTACTGACGGTGGGACGCTTGGCTGTGAACGGTTACTCCATGTTTCGCTTCTGTCTTTGCCCAAACGTCCGGTGCTCGAAACACTTGAGTCCGGCCTAAAGAACGCGCTTTTGTTGGCATATCATAACTCGATGCGTTCCGTGGCAATCCCGGCGATGTTGATTGAACCGGGTGAATGCGCGACCGCAGCGGTTGCCCGCGCGACCGTCGAGATTTCCATGGATCATCTTCGCAAGGCGAAGTTCCCCGGCCGCATCGTGATCGTTGTGCCGACTGACTATGTAAACAAAGTATTTTGCTCCGAGATTGAGAAAATCAGACTCGACGACAATCCCTCCTGA
- a CDS encoding glycosyltransferase family 2 protein — protein MNNSPTVTISIVSFDTCNALRDCLMSLRRVSDEAQFDVIVLDNASSDGSVAMLRGEFPEVKVIANSENVGFAQGVNKIVAQATGDYVLLLNPDTWIAKGALARLVETVESDRKIAVAGAQLTSFSGDSQQSVLAPPSLTKEFLNLLPEVKSLVLPNSLRRRLLRRRESYQGKYSTVPAVSGGAMLIRSVVFREVGGMDPRFFVYHEEVDLCQRIQKAGWKIVFVPDAQILHSDALSTGYRTNRLPSEPVLSWRLSGLSILFEKHGSRAEHRAFLRMANILLRSRACGARLRALFSRNRSTAFRARANELTAAADQLVRAEATAS, from the coding sequence ATGAATAACTCCCCTACCGTAACGATTTCCATCGTCAGTTTTGACACTTGCAATGCGTTACGCGATTGCTTGATGAGCCTCCGGCGTGTCAGCGACGAAGCGCAATTTGATGTGATTGTGCTAGACAACGCCTCGTCTGACGGTTCTGTCGCGATGCTCAGGGGTGAGTTTCCAGAAGTCAAGGTGATTGCCAATTCGGAAAATGTAGGATTCGCGCAAGGTGTCAACAAGATAGTTGCGCAGGCCACCGGAGACTATGTTCTCTTGCTTAACCCGGACACGTGGATAGCAAAAGGTGCGCTTGCGAGATTGGTTGAGACCGTTGAGAGCGATCGCAAGATTGCAGTGGCCGGAGCACAATTGACTTCATTTAGCGGTGACTCCCAGCAGTCGGTACTTGCTCCGCCAAGCCTCACCAAAGAGTTTCTGAACCTGTTGCCGGAGGTAAAATCGCTTGTATTGCCGAATAGTCTAAGACGGAGGCTGCTTCGGCGGCGGGAGAGTTATCAGGGGAAGTACTCGACGGTCCCGGCCGTGAGCGGGGGAGCGATGCTGATTCGGTCAGTGGTTTTTCGAGAAGTTGGAGGGATGGACCCTCGATTTTTTGTTTATCACGAAGAAGTTGACTTGTGTCAGAGAATTCAGAAAGCTGGCTGGAAGATTGTCTTTGTTCCCGATGCTCAGATCCTGCATTCTGATGCACTTTCGACGGGGTATAGAACCAATCGGCTGCCTTCTGAACCTGTGCTGTCTTGGCGTCTGTCCGGACTGTCTATTCTCTTCGAAAAACACGGCTCGCGAGCCGAACACCGCGCATTTCTTCGGATGGCGAATATCCTCCTAAGGTCGCGGGCCTGTGGGGCACGCCTTCGAGCACTTTTTTCACGAAACCGCTCTACCGCCTTCCGTGCGCGCGCCAATGAACTGACGGCAGCAGCGGACCAGCTCGTCCGGGCGGAAGCGACGGCCTCATAA
- a CDS encoding elongation factor G yields the protein MAQVSTEKIRNVGLFGHGHCGKTMLAEAMLLNMGVIHRLGSIEAGTTVSDYTKDETERQMSMQVSLMQGEFDGHFFNLVDAPGFADFSGDMVSALRAVDIALLPVDGTSGHDMGHTIAYEAGEKFGLPRMFFVTKLDKEHTKWDEIIEHLEEDFGKKVQPVHFPVNPGPDFDTIASGLTMKAFKYSRDGSGKCEEVPLEGAAKEKALEFRAKLMEVAAESDDELIEIFFEKGELSDEQFIKGLKKGFATGKLIPVLAGSGTTNIGVSRLLDFLIKEGPNPHDRTSITAELADGTSVELHEDEAEPTCAFVYKTVTEPHVGDLCYVRVFSGKLEQGGEVLNTHSGQLEKIGQLFHVDGKSRESTPKLVAGDLGAMVKLKATHTSDTLSDKSKGYRLPRIEFPSPVLEMAVVPKIKGEEDKVASGLHQLNVEDPSFELEQMPELGQLIIRGHGDLQLTSILSRLQDRFHVEADLIEPRVAYRETIRGSAEAEGKHKKQSGGRGQFGVCNLRMEAKPRGEGYEFVDAIVGGAIPGKFIPAIDKGIQETMIRGVIAGYPVVDVKVTVFDGKYHDVDSSELAFKIAGRNGFKEAFKKCKPLMLEPIYDLVVRVPEEFMGDVMGDLSSRRGKIQGMEGEGRYQVIKAKVPQKELYRYSTTLRSMTQGRGMHSQAFSHYEVLPPELQEKIVAEFVEEQEED from the coding sequence GTGGCACAAGTCAGCACGGAGAAAATTCGCAACGTTGGATTATTTGGACACGGTCATTGCGGCAAGACTATGCTTGCTGAAGCCATGCTGCTCAACATGGGCGTCATCCATCGCCTCGGCAGTATTGAAGCCGGTACGACCGTGTCAGATTATACCAAAGATGAGACAGAACGGCAGATGTCCATGCAAGTCAGTCTGATGCAGGGTGAATTCGATGGACATTTTTTCAACTTAGTCGACGCTCCGGGATTTGCAGATTTTTCGGGGGACATGGTTTCCGCGCTGCGCGCGGTGGATATTGCTCTGCTTCCCGTGGACGGCACGTCAGGGCATGACATGGGTCATACAATCGCCTACGAGGCGGGCGAGAAATTTGGACTGCCTCGCATGTTCTTTGTGACCAAGTTGGACAAGGAGCATACGAAGTGGGACGAAATCATTGAACATCTGGAAGAAGACTTTGGCAAGAAAGTTCAGCCGGTGCATTTCCCGGTGAATCCGGGCCCGGATTTCGATACAATCGCCAGCGGACTTACGATGAAGGCTTTTAAGTATTCTCGTGATGGTTCCGGCAAGTGCGAAGAAGTACCTCTTGAAGGCGCGGCCAAAGAAAAGGCACTTGAATTCCGCGCTAAACTCATGGAAGTTGCAGCCGAATCGGACGATGAGCTTATCGAGATATTTTTTGAGAAAGGCGAGTTGTCTGACGAACAATTCATCAAAGGACTGAAAAAAGGCTTCGCTACAGGCAAACTGATTCCGGTGCTGGCGGGATCCGGAACGACCAATATTGGCGTCAGCAGGTTGCTGGACTTTTTGATCAAAGAAGGCCCCAATCCGCATGACAGAACGTCGATTACCGCGGAACTTGCGGACGGAACCTCAGTGGAGCTTCATGAAGACGAGGCCGAACCGACGTGTGCTTTTGTTTACAAGACGGTGACTGAGCCCCACGTCGGAGATCTGTGCTATGTGCGGGTCTTCTCAGGCAAGCTCGAGCAGGGCGGCGAAGTCCTGAATACGCATTCAGGCCAACTCGAGAAGATTGGCCAGTTGTTCCATGTCGACGGTAAATCGCGTGAGTCTACGCCTAAGCTCGTGGCCGGAGATCTTGGTGCGATGGTAAAGCTGAAAGCCACCCATACCAGCGATACTCTGTCTGACAAATCCAAAGGCTACAGGCTTCCGCGCATCGAATTCCCGTCACCTGTTTTGGAAATGGCCGTTGTTCCCAAAATCAAGGGGGAAGAAGACAAGGTTGCTTCGGGTCTTCATCAATTGAATGTTGAGGATCCAAGTTTCGAGCTTGAACAGATGCCGGAGCTTGGTCAGTTGATTATTCGCGGTCACGGCGATTTACAGTTGACAAGCATTCTCTCTCGCCTACAGGATCGATTCCACGTTGAAGCGGATTTGATCGAACCGCGAGTGGCGTATCGCGAAACGATTCGCGGATCCGCCGAAGCTGAAGGTAAACACAAGAAGCAATCAGGTGGTCGCGGGCAATTTGGCGTCTGCAACCTGCGCATGGAAGCCAAGCCTCGCGGCGAAGGCTACGAATTCGTCGATGCGATCGTCGGCGGCGCGATTCCCGGCAAGTTCATTCCTGCGATTGACAAGGGAATCCAAGAGACGATGATCCGCGGCGTGATCGCGGGGTATCCGGTCGTCGACGTAAAAGTAACTGTGTTCGACGGCAAATACCACGACGTTGATTCGTCTGAACTCGCATTTAAGATCGCCGGCCGCAATGGGTTCAAGGAAGCGTTTAAGAAGTGCAAGCCGCTTATGCTTGAACCAATTTACGACTTGGTCGTACGTGTTCCAGAAGAATTCATGGGCGATGTCATGGGCGACTTGTCCAGCCGTCGCGGCAAGATTCAAGGGATGGAAGGCGAGGGTCGCTATCAAGTGATCAAAGCCAAGGTTCCGCAGAAAGAGCTGTATCGCTACTCGACGACGCTTCGCTCGATGACTCAAGGACGGGGCATGCACTCGCAGGCATTCTCGCATTACGAAGTCCTGCCGCCTGAATTGCAGGAGAAGATCGTCGCTGAGTTTGTTGAAGAACAAGAAGAGGACTAA
- the der gene encoding ribosome biogenesis GTPase Der, producing MSFPVVAIVGRPNVGKSTIFNRMTRTNRAITAPEPGVTRDRHVGSVEFEGSEFLIMDTGGWVPRSEELFDVAIREQVTFALEECDVILFVADAQTGLTDIDLEIAQMLKRSKHPVLLAINKADNFNIEAEIPEFYKLGLGDPHPLSAVQGYGFGDLLEKIRDALPETGNKTVERPRPLVAVLGRPNVGKSSLVNALLGEERHMVTDIAGTTRDSIDSVVRYYKQPLTLVDTAGLRRKTKVKEALEFYTTVRTQKALKECDVAVILVEAQEGLLSQDVKIIQEAVTYGKGIVLCLNKWDLVEKDERTAGLIAEEIDERLSNISFIEKLFISAKDKQRVHKVLEVAFRVYEERQKRISTGELNRFLEQLMERQPPPAVKGHDLRLSYITQADADPPTFILFSRWAKLIPENYQLFLERRIREQYGFQGVPIRLFFRGKKT from the coding sequence GTGAGTTTTCCTGTTGTAGCAATTGTCGGTAGACCCAACGTCGGAAAGTCGACGATTTTTAATCGCATGACACGAACAAATCGCGCCATCACGGCTCCCGAGCCGGGCGTGACACGCGACCGACATGTCGGCTCGGTGGAGTTTGAAGGCAGTGAGTTCCTGATTATGGATACCGGCGGATGGGTGCCGCGCTCTGAAGAGCTGTTTGACGTTGCTATTCGTGAGCAGGTTACATTTGCTCTTGAAGAGTGCGACGTGATCCTGTTTGTGGCGGATGCGCAAACCGGACTGACCGACATCGATCTTGAAATCGCGCAGATGCTGAAACGGTCCAAACATCCGGTTTTGCTTGCCATTAACAAAGCGGACAATTTCAATATTGAAGCCGAAATCCCTGAGTTCTACAAATTGGGACTCGGCGATCCGCACCCATTAAGCGCGGTACAGGGCTATGGTTTTGGAGATCTGCTCGAGAAGATCAGGGATGCGTTGCCTGAGACTGGCAATAAAACCGTTGAGAGGCCCCGCCCACTCGTAGCAGTGTTGGGAAGACCCAATGTCGGAAAATCCTCATTGGTCAATGCACTGCTCGGGGAGGAACGGCATATGGTCACGGACATCGCAGGTACAACTCGGGATTCCATTGACAGCGTAGTGAGATACTACAAACAGCCTTTGACACTTGTTGACACAGCTGGACTGCGCCGTAAGACCAAAGTAAAAGAGGCGCTCGAGTTTTACACGACGGTTCGCACCCAAAAAGCACTTAAGGAATGCGACGTCGCCGTAATCCTTGTGGAAGCGCAAGAAGGGCTATTGTCTCAGGATGTCAAGATCATTCAAGAGGCGGTGACATACGGAAAGGGAATCGTCCTCTGTTTGAACAAATGGGACTTAGTGGAAAAGGACGAGCGCACGGCGGGGTTGATCGCAGAGGAAATCGACGAGCGACTTTCAAATATCAGCTTTATCGAAAAGCTGTTTATTTCCGCAAAAGACAAGCAGCGCGTGCACAAAGTGCTTGAAGTTGCTTTCAGGGTCTACGAGGAGCGTCAAAAGAGAATATCGACCGGAGAGTTGAATCGCTTTCTCGAACAACTTATGGAGCGCCAGCCGCCACCTGCCGTGAAAGGGCACGACTTGCGGCTTTCGTACATCACTCAGGCCGATGCGGATCCGCCGACGTTTATTCTATTCTCACGATGGGCGAAGTTGATTCCTGAGAACTACCAACTGTTTCTTGAGCGTCGCATCCGCGAGCAATACGGTTTTCAAGGCGTGCCGATTAGATTGTTCTTCAGAGGCAAAAAAACGTGA
- a CDS encoding HIT domain-containing protein: MDRLWAPWRMSYILETVKQEQPEGCVFCRMLEESEDRKNLILNRADHCFTVMNLFPYNSGHLMIIPLRHTGDFGSLSAVEHAEMGNELEIARKALQECFTPHGFNIGMNIGRAAGAGIVDHLHYHIVPRWNGDSNFMSSVGETKVLSESLPESFARLKKSMERLRS, encoded by the coding sequence GTGGATCGCCTTTGGGCACCATGGCGGATGAGCTACATATTGGAAACGGTTAAGCAGGAACAGCCGGAAGGGTGTGTATTTTGCCGCATGCTTGAAGAATCGGAGGATCGAAAGAATCTGATTCTGAACCGGGCAGATCATTGCTTTACGGTGATGAACCTGTTTCCGTACAATAGCGGCCATTTGATGATCATTCCCTTGCGGCACACGGGTGATTTCGGTTCGCTGTCCGCCGTGGAACACGCGGAAATGGGAAACGAACTTGAAATTGCCCGTAAAGCGTTGCAGGAGTGTTTTACTCCTCACGGTTTCAATATTGGAATGAACATCGGCCGTGCTGCCGGAGCCGGAATCGTTGATCATCTGCACTACCATATTGTCCCCCGGTGGAACGGAGACTCGAATTTTATGTCCTCCGTGGGTGAAACCAAAGTGCTCTCGGAGAGTCTCCCCGAGAGCTTTGCTCGTTTGAAGAAGTCGATGGAACGGCTCCGGTCCTGA
- the priA gene encoding primosomal protein N': MKAASAQVVIPGVEGQFSYLVPRELSSTVLRGTRVLVPFRSRRVTGFVVAVNELAVPEATRSIEQLLDDSPAFSEELLDFTKWISDYYLCTWGDALRAALPAGLDAEDQFRFSLTDKYSEQLDLGTEGYSREVAELLDALEESPLSARQIKTRFGIDPDGSEIKRLKQSGQIEYKPFLRGPRTGELVENILELTVQARDGLADESLWTFVSTRSAQRIVRELYDGPADGVPRRHFMRGASKQRRQALEELVVKGFVHERREVLSRWKPDELPQLAEEPDLPLTVHQALAVAAISASLDEKKYTGFLLHGVTGSGKTRVYIEAIKQALSVGRTALVLVPEISLTPVLWGRFRSVFGDLVAIQHSGQPMSVRYDIWRSIARGEYKVVIGARSAVFAPLANLGLVVVDEEHDSSYKQTEGIPRYSARDAGVFRAAQCGAVAVLGSATPSLESLFAVEQNRLALLSLPERATGASLPAVELVLPTDLEENLEDEQGEEKAETRVAYPHVLSGRTYDAISEILLRGKQAIVLQNRRGFAPFLICRHCGKLFECPNCSVSLTFHRPGRILRCHYCHHRDDAPDLCPSCGSDDLHLCGSGTQRVAEELAEKFPDARIARMDSDAMAKMGAHGELMMSFARKEYDLLVGTQMVAKGLDFPDVELAVVADADTELFYPDFRAGERGASLLLQLSGRAGRASSTGKVILQTRSHEHPAIFAATHGQWLDFAREELEHRKRGGFPPFSRVVMLRAIGQDESDVARAMLYCKRILENKKYIELLGPSPCAVVKIRNRIRYQLLVRTAKTSDPTGAVLRGSVRNLFEEHGNSDELRRVQWEVDVDPANTA; the protein is encoded by the coding sequence GTGAAAGCCGCTTCGGCTCAAGTTGTCATCCCGGGAGTCGAGGGCCAGTTTTCCTATCTTGTGCCGCGCGAATTGTCTTCAACAGTCCTGCGCGGCACACGCGTCTTGGTGCCTTTTCGATCTCGCCGTGTAACGGGCTTTGTCGTTGCCGTGAATGAGCTCGCAGTGCCTGAGGCAACTCGCTCCATTGAGCAGCTGCTTGATGACTCACCTGCATTTTCCGAAGAGTTGCTCGATTTCACGAAGTGGATCTCCGATTACTATCTTTGTACGTGGGGTGATGCGCTGCGGGCGGCCTTGCCGGCAGGCTTGGATGCCGAAGACCAATTCAGATTCAGTCTAACGGACAAATACTCGGAGCAGCTCGATCTGGGAACGGAAGGCTATTCGCGAGAAGTCGCCGAGCTTTTGGACGCCCTTGAAGAAAGTCCCCTAAGCGCGCGTCAAATCAAAACGCGATTTGGAATCGATCCGGACGGCTCTGAAATAAAGCGACTGAAACAAAGCGGACAGATAGAATATAAGCCATTTCTGCGCGGTCCGCGTACAGGCGAATTAGTCGAGAATATTCTGGAACTCACAGTTCAGGCCCGGGACGGACTTGCCGACGAAAGTCTGTGGACATTTGTGTCGACCCGCAGCGCGCAGAGAATTGTACGGGAACTGTACGACGGACCGGCCGACGGCGTGCCGCGCCGGCATTTCATGCGCGGAGCAAGCAAGCAGCGCCGCCAAGCTCTCGAAGAACTCGTTGTCAAGGGATTTGTTCACGAGCGCAGAGAGGTTCTGTCTCGGTGGAAGCCGGACGAACTTCCGCAGTTGGCGGAAGAACCCGACTTGCCGTTGACCGTACATCAGGCGCTTGCTGTCGCTGCCATTTCTGCGTCGCTCGATGAAAAAAAATACACGGGTTTTCTTCTGCACGGAGTAACGGGGTCAGGAAAAACGCGCGTCTATATCGAGGCGATTAAACAAGCATTATCAGTCGGACGCACTGCCTTGGTGCTCGTTCCGGAGATATCTTTGACTCCGGTGTTGTGGGGGCGGTTCCGCTCCGTGTTTGGCGACCTCGTTGCCATTCAGCACAGCGGCCAGCCAATGAGTGTTCGTTATGACATTTGGCGGAGCATTGCCCGCGGGGAATACAAAGTCGTGATCGGCGCGCGCTCGGCCGTTTTTGCGCCACTCGCAAACCTCGGTCTCGTCGTTGTTGACGAAGAACATGATTCGTCTTACAAACAAACCGAGGGCATACCACGGTATTCCGCTCGAGACGCAGGCGTATTCCGCGCCGCACAGTGCGGAGCCGTGGCGGTCTTAGGAAGCGCAACGCCGTCGCTCGAGAGTTTGTTTGCCGTAGAGCAAAATCGATTGGCCTTGCTCTCGCTTCCCGAACGCGCAACGGGTGCTTCGCTGCCTGCGGTCGAGTTGGTTTTGCCGACGGACCTTGAAGAAAATCTCGAGGACGAACAAGGCGAAGAAAAGGCTGAAACCCGGGTCGCATATCCGCATGTCTTGTCCGGGCGGACATACGACGCAATCTCAGAGATACTGTTGCGCGGAAAGCAAGCGATTGTTCTGCAGAATCGTCGCGGCTTTGCGCCTTTTCTAATCTGTCGCCATTGCGGCAAGCTGTTCGAGTGTCCCAACTGTTCGGTCTCGTTGACCTTTCACCGGCCCGGCAGAATTCTCCGATGTCACTACTGCCACCACCGGGATGACGCGCCTGATCTTTGCCCGTCGTGCGGGTCTGATGACCTTCATCTCTGCGGCAGCGGAACACAAAGAGTCGCAGAGGAGCTTGCGGAGAAATTTCCTGATGCGCGGATTGCCCGGATGGATTCGGACGCCATGGCCAAAATGGGAGCGCATGGCGAATTGATGATGTCTTTTGCCCGCAAGGAATACGATTTGCTTGTGGGAACGCAGATGGTAGCAAAGGGGCTCGACTTTCCGGATGTTGAACTTGCTGTCGTGGCCGACGCGGACACTGAGCTCTTTTATCCTGATTTTCGGGCCGGAGAGCGCGGAGCAAGTCTGCTGCTGCAACTCAGCGGACGTGCCGGGCGAGCGTCGTCAACGGGAAAAGTAATTTTGCAGACACGCTCTCACGAACATCCGGCAATCTTCGCGGCAACGCATGGGCAGTGGCTGGATTTTGCGCGCGAAGAACTTGAGCATCGAAAGCGCGGTGGATTTCCTCCCTTTAGCCGGGTTGTCATGCTGCGTGCAATCGGACAGGATGAGTCTGACGTTGCTCGCGCAATGCTGTATTGCAAGAGAATTCTCGAAAACAAAAAGTACATTGAGTTGCTCGGCCCGTCGCCTTGCGCAGTCGTAAAGATTCGCAATCGAATTCGCTATCAACTGCTGGTGCGCACGGCAAAGACCAGTGACCCCACGGGTGCTGTCCTGCGGGGGAGTGTCCGCAATCTGTTTGAAGAGCATGGAAACTCGGATGAGCTTCGCCGAGTGCAATGGGAAGTAGATGTTGATCCTGCGAATACTGCTTAG
- a CDS encoding RNA polymerase sigma factor, protein MQRPDERDDRQLVEAAQSGREEAFNQLVLRHRQALYHTAVGLLGNSDDADDVCQDSFIKAYESLGSFRAESSFYTWLYRICVNLCLNRLRSRKVRSFLRLDNDELVLPAVETADMPAEQAEFLGKARHAIAKLPDKQRAVFILRYFRELPHAEIAEIMDRDVGTIKANYHQAIKKLQRELGGYVRGEDE, encoded by the coding sequence GTGCAAAGACCGGACGAGCGAGACGATCGCCAACTTGTTGAAGCCGCACAGTCCGGTCGAGAAGAGGCATTTAACCAACTCGTGCTTCGGCACCGTCAGGCTCTTTATCATACCGCTGTTGGGTTGCTTGGAAACTCTGATGATGCGGATGACGTATGTCAGGACTCTTTCATAAAGGCGTATGAAAGTCTGGGGAGTTTCCGGGCTGAGTCTTCTTTTTACACGTGGCTCTACCGGATTTGTGTGAATCTATGTCTGAACAGACTTCGGTCGCGCAAGGTTCGCTCTTTCCTCAGGCTAGACAACGATGAACTGGTTCTTCCGGCAGTTGAGACTGCCGACATGCCTGCGGAACAAGCTGAGTTTTTGGGAAAGGCCCGACACGCGATTGCCAAGTTGCCCGACAAGCAGCGCGCAGTTTTTATATTGAGGTATTTTCGCGAACTGCCACATGCGGAAATCGCGGAGATCATGGATCGGGATGTTGGTACGATCAAAGCAAACTATCATCAGGCCATCAAGAAACTGCAAAGAGAACTGGGCGGATATGTTCGGGGAGAAGATGAGTAA